A portion of the Polaribacter cellanae genome contains these proteins:
- a CDS encoding response regulator produces the protein MQEDRIYIVLADDDEDDRLFFEEAFEELKMNTKVKTYNDGVELMNYLNSETDSLPNILFLDLNMPKKSGIECLVEIKKNELFKDIAIAIYSTSASEEDIENTFVMGANIYIKKPDDFKKLKKILSNVVTINWQYHTSGLNKDNFLLRL, from the coding sequence ATGCAAGAAGATCGTATATATATCGTTTTGGCAGATGATGATGAGGATGATAGATTGTTTTTCGAAGAAGCTTTCGAGGAATTAAAAATGAATACCAAAGTAAAAACCTATAACGATGGTGTAGAGTTAATGAACTATTTAAATAGCGAAACCGATTCTTTACCCAATATTCTTTTTTTAGATTTAAACATGCCTAAAAAATCGGGAATAGAATGTTTGGTTGAAATTAAGAAAAACGAACTTTTTAAAGACATTGCAATTGCCATTTACTCTACTTCTGCCTCCGAAGAAGATATAGAAAATACTTTTGTAATGGGCGCTAATATTTACATTAAAAAGCCAGACGATTTTAAAAAATTGAAAAAAATATTGTCTAACGTAGTTACCATTAATTGGCAATATCATACCAGTGGTTTAAATAAAGATAACTTTTTATTACGCCTATAA
- a CDS encoding CHASE3 domain-containing protein — protein MKRTILKSERFLKAIFGASLFVILCIGGFAYQHIQKLVMSFEMVEHTYEVNVELEQILSYLKDAETGQRGYLITKDTLYLQPYYASRENANNSFARLKELTIDDKEQQNNLKNLSFLIGENLSIFDKSLKYADKNGTNTAGFYALLKNGKQTMDNIRAAISKMISHQNELLQIRKKKSNESLTNTPLVIYSVLIITLVLLLLTYAKINKDLKILKEKNIQLEIFKESTNQSEIVSKHGNWTYYINENRFEYSDNLYRLLGEQPQSFPSTIESFMEFVHPEDLENLQKQVDKMIKEENLPFIYYRIVQKNGNIRHFKAYGKIIVSNDDQKRLLGITSDITEEVENYRLLEERNLELERNNKELSSFNHVASHDLQEPLRKIQTFISRLDDKEADNLSEKGTLYLKRIKTAASRMRLLIDDLLQFSRTNKSEEVLEATNMNLILENAKQELAETILDKKAKITSDAIPVMTVIPFQAQQLFINLIGNSLKYSKKELAPTINISYCKVAADDVPKLKKPKYSNYHKLTFVDNGIGFNQEFAEKIFVLFSRLHNKNEYSGTGIGLSICKKIVDNHQGYIFAKGKLNKGAIFEVFLPFK, from the coding sequence GTGAAAAGAACAATTTTAAAATCGGAACGTTTTCTAAAAGCCATTTTTGGCGCTAGCCTTTTTGTAATACTTTGCATTGGAGGTTTTGCTTACCAACACATTCAAAAATTGGTAATGTCTTTTGAAATGGTAGAACACACCTATGAAGTTAACGTAGAATTAGAACAAATTCTTTCATATTTAAAAGACGCAGAAACAGGGCAAAGAGGCTACCTTATTACAAAAGACACTCTTTATTTACAACCTTATTACGCTAGTAGAGAAAACGCAAATAATAGTTTTGCAAGGTTAAAAGAGCTTACAATAGACGATAAAGAGCAACAAAATAATCTAAAAAACCTAAGCTTTCTAATTGGTGAAAACCTAAGTATTTTTGATAAAAGCCTAAAATATGCAGATAAAAACGGCACAAATACTGCTGGTTTCTATGCCTTATTAAAGAATGGAAAACAAACGATGGACAATATTCGTGCAGCAATTAGTAAAATGATTTCTCATCAAAACGAACTATTACAAATTCGTAAGAAAAAAAGTAACGAAAGCCTCACAAATACACCTTTGGTTATCTATTCTGTTTTAATAATTACATTGGTACTTTTATTACTTACTTATGCCAAAATTAATAAAGATTTAAAAATACTTAAAGAGAAAAACATCCAGTTAGAAATTTTTAAAGAATCTACAAATCAATCGGAAATTGTTAGTAAACATGGCAATTGGACCTATTATATTAATGAAAATCGATTTGAATATTCAGACAATTTATATCGTCTCTTAGGAGAACAACCACAATCCTTTCCATCGACCATCGAAAGCTTTATGGAGTTTGTACATCCAGAGGATTTGGAAAATCTACAAAAACAGGTAGATAAAATGATTAAAGAAGAAAATTTACCTTTTATCTATTACAGAATTGTTCAAAAAAATGGAAATATAAGACATTTTAAAGCTTATGGGAAAATTATTGTTAGTAATGATGATCAAAAAAGGCTTTTAGGAATTACCTCCGACATTACAGAAGAAGTAGAAAACTACAGGTTGCTAGAAGAAAGAAATTTAGAGCTAGAAAGAAATAACAAAGAATTGTCTTCTTTTAACCATGTTGCGAGTCACGATTTGCAAGAACCTTTGCGTAAAATTCAAACTTTTATTTCTAGGTTAGATGATAAAGAAGCCGATAATTTATCTGAAAAAGGAACCTTGTATTTAAAAAGAATAAAAACTGCAGCTTCTAGAATGCGTTTGTTAATAGACGATTTATTACAGTTTTCTAGAACCAATAAGTCGGAAGAAGTTTTAGAAGCTACCAATATGAATCTTATTTTAGAAAATGCAAAACAAGAATTGGCAGAAACAATTTTAGATAAGAAAGCAAAAATAACTTCGGACGCCATTCCTGTAATGACCGTTATTCCTTTTCAAGCTCAACAATTATTTATAAATTTAATTGGTAACTCTCTTAAATACAGTAAAAAAGAACTAGCACCCACAATAAATATTTCTTACTGTAAAGTAGCAGCAGACGATGTTCCTAAATTAAAAAAACCAAAATATAGCAACTACCATAAACTAACATTTGTAGATAATGGAATTGGTTTTAACCAAGAATTTGCAGAAAAGATTTTTGTGCTTTTTAGCAGACTACATAACAAAAACGAATATTCTGGAACAGGAATTGGCTTGTCTATTTGTAAAAAAATTGTAGACAACCACCAAGGTTATATATTTGCTAAAGGGAAACTAAATAAAGGAGCAATCTTCGAAGTTTTTCTTCCTTTTAAATAA
- a CDS encoding RagB/SusD family nutrient uptake outer membrane protein, producing MKKIPFLISILLFSFYSCSDFLEQEPDEQVSIKQQLATKEGVLQAYNGIYRDLEAILSGNFAVYADLLGGNITFTPVISNKEISIPAKFLNTYSFNSKENKLDFETFYEDCYDLINQTNVLLENNNSFIFLSSEENNQLKAELLTVRATAHYLLTLLFAQNYNFTVDASHLGVVYNTNTVIAGVDFPARKTMAETYTLLQQDLENALQLYQNIQLLGGLEVSYFSVISTQALYAKIALQMNDYPKALEYANKVITSSYKVLLTKNNYILEWEKTEAPVLETILEFSAPRNSSGAVSSSLANSFFGYNSNQNYKRHVASGDLLSLYSTNDIRADLFLEQQLETEKNGNVALESYFFTKKYQVSPGTLFIRLSEIYLIRAEANARLNNTANALADLNIIRERANLLAINNTNNLLEEIFLERRRELAFEGHLFFDIARYKKDVIRDLGCIATVCNLSYPSNFFILPIPFASVSLNQNIKQNEGY from the coding sequence ATGAAAAAAATACCCTTTTTAATAAGCATTTTACTATTTAGCTTTTACTCTTGTAGCGATTTTTTGGAACAAGAACCAGATGAACAAGTTTCTATAAAACAACAGTTAGCTACAAAAGAAGGCGTTTTACAAGCTTACAATGGCATTTATAGAGATTTAGAAGCTATTCTTTCTGGCAATTTTGCAGTTTATGCAGACCTTTTAGGTGGCAATATTACATTTACACCTGTAATATCGAATAAAGAAATTAGCATTCCTGCTAAATTTTTAAATACCTATTCTTTCAATTCAAAAGAAAACAAATTAGATTTTGAAACCTTTTATGAAGATTGTTACGATTTAATCAATCAAACAAATGTATTGTTAGAAAATAATAACTCTTTTATTTTTTTATCATCAGAAGAAAATAACCAATTAAAAGCAGAACTTTTAACTGTAAGAGCAACAGCACATTATTTATTAACTTTATTATTTGCTCAAAATTATAATTTTACTGTAGATGCCTCTCATTTAGGTGTTGTTTATAATACCAATACTGTTATAGCTGGTGTAGATTTCCCTGCCAGAAAAACAATGGCAGAAACTTATACATTATTACAACAAGATTTAGAAAATGCTTTGCAATTATATCAAAACATTCAACTTTTAGGTGGTTTAGAAGTTTCTTATTTTTCAGTAATTTCTACACAAGCATTGTATGCAAAAATAGCTTTGCAAATGAATGATTACCCAAAAGCACTTGAATATGCTAACAAAGTAATTACAAGTAGTTATAAGGTTTTATTAACCAAAAACAACTACATATTAGAATGGGAAAAAACAGAAGCACCTGTTTTAGAAACCATTTTAGAGTTTTCTGCACCAAGAAATTCAAGTGGTGCTGTTAGCTCTTCTCTTGCAAATTCTTTTTTTGGTTATAACAGTAACCAAAATTATAAAAGACACGTAGCTTCTGGAGATTTGTTAAGCCTTTATTCTACTAATGATATTAGAGCAGATCTATTTTTAGAACAGCAATTAGAAACTGAAAAAAATGGAAATGTAGCTTTAGAAAGTTACTTTTTTACTAAAAAATATCAAGTAAGCCCAGGAACACTTTTTATAAGATTATCAGAAATATATTTAATAAGAGCAGAGGCCAATGCAAGGTTAAACAACACAGCAAATGCTTTAGCAGATTTAAATATTATTAGAGAACGCGCAAATTTATTAGCAATAAATAATACCAACAATTTATTAGAAGAAATATTTTTAGAACGCAGAAGAGAGTTAGCTTTTGAAGGACATTTATTTTTTGATATTGCCAGATATAAAAAAGACGTAATTCGCGATTTAGGCTGTATTGCAACAGTTTGTAACTTAAGTTATCCATCAAACTTTTTTATTTTACCAATTCCATTTGCAAGCGTTTCTTTAAACCAAAACATCAAACAAAATGAAGGTTACTAA
- a CDS encoding helix-turn-helix domain-containing protein → MITVNSKLNGLNLFFNKLQKEIGGTLNTVAGENILTLNNKVGNGTIRSISLEDGISLLEFNINAKRDLQISIDSNVGSHINFVYCSKGKISHSFDKRETINTIETFQTSIISNVVSQKNTINLFEGVETNTTIISVNTAVKKGNVSSINATLKEAFITNKTEDYIYLGSYNLKIAENIKQLRAIDNEGVVKALLTKGIVNLILALEIEQHKKDLTNPQIASSSLTKSEMELIKELTEYVNNYPDMDHRVNVLTRKIGLTAAKVQEGFKLMHGLTVCEYVRTIRLKKSEQLITNTDLSISEIVYSLGFSSRSYFSKKFREMFNCSPSNYKKKNRLAVSA, encoded by the coding sequence ATGATTACTGTAAATTCTAAATTAAACGGCTTAAATTTATTCTTTAATAAATTACAAAAAGAAATTGGGGGCACATTAAATACTGTTGCAGGAGAAAATATTCTTACTCTTAATAACAAAGTAGGTAATGGTACTATTCGTTCTATTAGTTTAGAAGATGGTATTAGTTTATTGGAGTTTAATATCAATGCTAAAAGAGATTTACAAATTAGCATAGACTCTAATGTAGGTTCACATATTAATTTTGTGTACTGTTCTAAAGGAAAAATATCTCATTCTTTTGATAAAAGAGAGACTATAAATACAATTGAAACTTTTCAAACAAGTATAATTTCTAATGTTGTATCCCAAAAAAATACCATTAATTTGTTTGAAGGTGTGGAAACAAATACAACAATAATTTCTGTAAATACAGCAGTAAAAAAAGGAAATGTTTCTTCTATTAATGCAACTTTAAAAGAGGCTTTTATTACAAATAAAACAGAAGATTACATTTATTTAGGTTCTTACAACTTAAAAATCGCAGAAAACATAAAACAATTAAGAGCAATTGATAATGAGGGTGTTGTAAAAGCTTTATTAACAAAAGGAATTGTAAACTTAATTTTAGCTTTAGAAATCGAGCAACATAAAAAAGATTTAACAAACCCACAAATTGCATCTTCTTCGTTAACAAAAAGCGAAATGGAATTGATAAAAGAATTAACTGAGTACGTAAACAACTACCCAGATATGGATCACAGAGTAAACGTTTTAACTCGTAAAATTGGTTTAACTGCAGCAAAAGTACAGGAAGGTTTTAAATTAATGCATGGTTTAACAGTTTGCGAATATGTAAGAACCATACGTTTAAAAAAATCGGAACAATTAATTACGAATACAGATTTAAGTATTTCTGAAATCGTTTATAGTTTAGGTTTTTCTAGTAGAAGTTATTTCTCGAAAAAATTTAGAGAAATGTTTAACTGTTCGCCAAGTAACTATAAAAAGAAAAATAGGTTAGCTGTATCAGCATAA
- a CDS encoding cytochrome-c peroxidase, whose translation MKFKYLFLLLVIIFSCTKQKNTYIDISYLREVYSQTNTSKWPAPTLDSLIDKSKFKDIGMLPKVKFPEDNRYSKAKKDLGKALFFDGRLSKTGQIACASCHNPELAWTDNISRSLGHNRQNNNRNSMTIKNVAFAHTLFWDGRAKSLEHQASFPISDPKEMNTDKNIAVKRIRKVKGYKPMFKKAFGNEEINLDKILKAIATFERTIVSRASKFDRFIKGKKNLFTDEEVLGLHLFRTKARCINCHNTPYFSDNQFHNDGQTLFGTKDEDFGRYNITGLKEDLGKFKTPTLREISKTGPWMHHGHFPSLLDVVELYNLGNPAPIQKKYIGVGRDSLIPATSPLLKKLDLNKTEIKAVLAFLETLSTRTQRINLKVLPKE comes from the coding sequence ATGAAATTTAAATACCTATTTTTATTATTAGTTATCATTTTTTCTTGCACAAAACAAAAAAATACATACATAGATATATCTTATTTAAGAGAAGTTTATTCACAAACTAATACTTCTAAATGGCCTGCTCCAACATTAGATTCTTTAATTGATAAAAGTAAATTTAAAGATATTGGTATGCTACCTAAAGTAAAATTCCCAGAAGATAACCGATATTCTAAAGCAAAAAAAGATTTAGGTAAAGCTTTATTTTTTGATGGTCGTTTGTCTAAAACTGGACAAATTGCTTGCGCAAGTTGTCATAATCCAGAATTAGCTTGGACAGATAATATTAGCCGTTCTTTAGGGCACAATAGGCAAAATAATAATAGAAATTCTATGACTATAAAAAACGTTGCTTTTGCACATACACTTTTTTGGGATGGAAGAGCAAAAAGTTTAGAACATCAGGCTTCTTTTCCAATATCGGACCCAAAAGAAATGAATACTGATAAAAATATTGCTGTAAAAAGAATTCGTAAAGTAAAAGGATACAAACCAATGTTTAAAAAAGCATTTGGAAATGAAGAAATAAACTTAGATAAAATTTTAAAAGCAATAGCAACTTTTGAAAGAACCATTGTAAGTAGAGCTAGCAAATTTGATCGTTTTATAAAAGGTAAAAAAAACCTTTTTACAGATGAAGAAGTTTTGGGTTTGCATTTATTTAGAACCAAAGCAAGATGTATCAATTGCCACAATACACCTTATTTTTCTGATAATCAGTTCCATAATGATGGGCAGACTTTATTTGGCACAAAAGATGAAGATTTTGGAAGATATAATATTACTGGCTTAAAAGAAGATTTAGGAAAATTCAAAACACCTACATTAAGAGAAATTTCTAAAACAGGACCTTGGATGCATCATGGGCATTTTCCATCGCTCTTAGATGTTGTAGAGCTTTATAATTTAGGAAATCCTGCTCCAATTCAAAAAAAATATATAGGTGTTGGTAGAGATTCTTTAATACCAGCAACTTCTCCTCTGCTTAAAAAATTAGACTTAAACAAAACAGAAATAAAAGCTGTTTTGGCATTTTTAGAAACTTTATCTACAAGAACACAAAGAATTAATTTAAAGGTTTTGCCCAAAGAGTAA
- a CDS encoding lmo0937 family membrane protein encodes MKTLLYTITILIIIIWALGFFVYAVGSLLVHLLLILAVVLAIVGYKIKNS; translated from the coding sequence ATGAAAACCTTACTATACACTATTACTATTCTTATAATAATAATTTGGGCCTTAGGCTTTTTTGTATACGCAGTTGGGTCTTTATTAGTTCACTTGTTATTAATATTAGCTGTAGTACTTGCGATTGTAGGCTATAAAATTAAAAATTCTTAA
- a CDS encoding T9SS type A sorting domain-containing protein, which produces MTKKLLFAGMLFLTFYLTAQISPVKNINLENTGETNKSSNPQQLYVFDGKLYFSAHDTNGLNSPGNANLGRELWVTDGTEAGTSLLKDINSGSSGSLPREFFTFNNTMYFTVSDADGANIWKSDGTAVGTVSAELLPNFNESAQRPITLNGKVYMTGITTAGDTNDLLVFDGTTLTNANTGTDDENILTNIVAFKNKIFCYASLASQDATIGIELYSFDTTTNMFTLVKDITGDDGNASISNFTILGNELYFEALSKLWKTDGTTAGTVAVAAADIYKGVNNLVAFNNKILFEGDVTVNGGGDNLIAYDPATNTTINISNFTGDTQNHDPSDYLEYDGFLYYRGEEATTTTGHLYRTNGVTTDLISNTIKDVDDLVLFNNKIYFEGDNGTTGNELYVLNPTTLSIEKATFNAISIYPNPSKNTINVSHNLNDKVYYSILDLNGRSVSRGTLVDNKIKHSLSTGVYLLKLESKNTTKTQKIVVE; this is translated from the coding sequence ATGACTAAAAAATTACTTTTTGCAGGAATGTTATTCCTAACTTTTTATTTAACTGCTCAAATATCGCCAGTTAAAAACATTAATTTAGAAAATACTGGTGAAACCAACAAAAGTTCAAATCCACAGCAATTATATGTTTTTGATGGTAAACTTTACTTTTCTGCCCATGATACTAATGGATTAAATTCTCCAGGAAACGCAAATTTAGGTAGAGAATTATGGGTTACAGATGGCACAGAAGCTGGCACATCTTTACTTAAAGATATAAATAGTGGTAGCTCTGGTAGTCTACCAAGAGAATTCTTTACATTTAATAATACCATGTATTTTACAGTAAGTGATGCAGATGGAGCAAACATTTGGAAATCTGATGGAACTGCTGTAGGAACTGTAAGTGCAGAATTATTACCAAATTTTAATGAATCTGCCCAAAGACCAATTACTCTTAATGGTAAAGTTTACATGACAGGTATTACTACTGCTGGAGATACAAACGATTTACTTGTTTTTGATGGTACAACTTTAACCAATGCAAACACTGGCACTGATGATGAAAATATTTTAACAAATATTGTTGCTTTTAAAAATAAAATTTTCTGTTATGCATCTTTAGCAAGCCAAGATGCTACAATTGGCATAGAATTGTACAGTTTTGATACAACTACAAATATGTTTACACTTGTAAAAGATATTACTGGTGATGATGGAAACGCTAGCATTAGTAATTTTACTATTTTAGGAAACGAATTGTATTTTGAAGCATTAAGCAAATTATGGAAAACTGATGGTACAACTGCTGGAACAGTTGCTGTAGCTGCTGCAGATATTTACAAAGGCGTTAATAATTTAGTCGCTTTTAATAATAAAATTTTATTTGAAGGTGATGTTACTGTTAATGGTGGAGGAGATAATTTAATTGCATACGACCCTGCAACAAATACAACTATAAATATCTCTAATTTTACTGGAGATACACAAAATCATGACCCCTCTGATTATTTAGAATATGATGGTTTTTTATATTATAGAGGTGAAGAAGCAACAACAACAACTGGTCATTTATATAGAACAAATGGAGTTACCACAGACTTAATAAGCAACACCATAAAAGATGTTGATGATTTAGTTTTATTTAATAATAAAATTTATTTTGAAGGTGATAATGGTACAACAGGTAACGAATTGTATGTATTAAACCCAACAACATTATCTATCGAAAAAGCAACTTTTAATGCAATTTCCATATATCCAAATCCATCAAAAAATACAATTAACGTTTCTCATAATTTAAACGATAAAGTTTACTATTCTATTTTAGATTTAAATGGGCGTTCTGTTTCAAGAGGAACATTAGTCGATAACAAAATTAAACATTCTCTAAGTACAGGAGTATATTTATTAAAATTAGAAAGTAAAAATACAACAAAAACACAAAAAATAGTTGTAGAATAA
- a CDS encoding SusC/RagA family TonB-linked outer membrane protein, translating to MIKKIFFLIILFFAFSSFSQEERIINGVVLDTKTNNPLPSASILIKGTKKGAVTNFNGKFAYKVKSKTNIKDIILVVKFIGYKSKEVKLGKKSYFVIKLQEDVANLDEIIITSSYGTSKLKQDVVGSIENIKTKDIIPEQVATSFDQLLEGQVAGVYIESGNQLGEEIKINVRGQGSLTQLNNNAVGTSTQPLIIVDGVILSEETGLDGNNFFDAGNGLLSENILNPLARIGIQDIKSFNILKDAAAVGLYGADAANGVIIITTKSGKKGKVKFNASIQSGVSSPFNQFKYLNGEQYQTVRNIYNQNSGNLDAIEPWNGVDTDWHNLLNGIGTYSNYNLGFSGGIKNWTYRTSVGYQINNESQINNNLKRLNTSINIGYKKDTWSANIRFSPSIVTKNTPNTLANFAVQPTLAPFNDNGNYTFIDTFGNPLAVANQNKNEVVTKAFITSISLNYNILDNLKFSTLFGMDFSLKNEDRFFSGKNGTGDLGNKSITNPQDPNGPKISVPIFGRRMLRERNTNKWNWNANITFDKIFNKKHTFNALLGVEARSDTDEFGYRIGAGFSNFSTPQSLDKALIIDEESDSNTDTGLSLFSQLNYDFEKKYYFLVNFRIDQSSAFGTDKNTAFNGGIGSAWVISNEDFFKSNVIDFLKLRVSYGSTGNSRIGSYRSLGLYTVDNEGNDGYNGFNYANTTSPPNPNLGWERNIKANIGLDFNFLNKFSATLEYYRDLRKDIITSRDAIPETGFNNVQINGAEMINQGIEFSIQANWIKTKKINWSTNFNIATLKNEVTSLSGLGSQFSSAETARAQRIGFATSTIWGYNFLGIDPATGRELYNVNNNIYDASYIAANFNNTNWEPIGDSQPTVFGGFRNSFKYNNFNLAFVFSYAFGQSELLNRVLVDQYRVITNRNINANVFYDAWQNQGDVALYPIIADNNRIISNSSKYLVDASNIKLRSINLSYSLPLKNIKIPLDDLSIFTNVSNVYTWFFSKTADNRNGIAEFSNIYPEMRTISLGVNANF from the coding sequence ATGATAAAAAAAATCTTTTTCTTAATAATTCTTTTTTTTGCTTTTTCTTCTTTCTCTCAAGAAGAAAGAATTATTAATGGTGTTGTTTTAGATACTAAAACAAACAATCCTTTACCAAGTGCATCCATATTAATAAAAGGAACCAAAAAAGGAGCTGTTACCAATTTTAACGGAAAATTTGCTTATAAAGTTAAGAGCAAAACAAACATAAAAGATATAATTTTAGTTGTAAAATTTATTGGCTATAAGTCTAAAGAAGTTAAATTAGGTAAAAAATCTTATTTTGTAATTAAACTACAAGAAGATGTTGCCAATTTAGATGAAATAATAATAACCTCTTCTTATGGCACATCAAAATTAAAACAAGACGTTGTTGGGAGTATAGAAAATATAAAAACCAAAGACATTATTCCAGAACAAGTAGCCACCTCTTTTGACCAATTGTTAGAAGGGCAAGTTGCTGGTGTTTACATAGAATCTGGCAATCAATTAGGTGAAGAAATTAAGATAAATGTTAGAGGCCAAGGTTCTTTAACACAATTAAATAACAATGCTGTTGGTACTTCTACACAGCCATTAATTATTGTTGATGGTGTTATTTTATCTGAAGAAACAGGTTTAGATGGCAACAATTTTTTTGATGCTGGTAATGGTCTCTTATCAGAAAATATTTTAAATCCTTTAGCAAGAATTGGCATACAAGATATAAAAAGTTTTAATATTTTAAAAGATGCAGCTGCAGTTGGCTTGTATGGTGCAGATGCCGCAAATGGTGTAATTATTATTACCACAAAATCTGGTAAAAAAGGAAAAGTGAAGTTTAATGCTTCAATACAATCTGGTGTAAGTAGTCCTTTTAATCAATTTAAATATTTAAATGGCGAGCAATACCAAACAGTAAGAAATATTTACAACCAAAATAGCGGAAATTTAGATGCAATAGAACCTTGGAATGGTGTAGATACAGATTGGCATAATTTGTTAAATGGAATTGGCACTTATTCTAATTATAATTTAGGTTTTTCTGGTGGAATAAAAAACTGGACATATAGAACAAGTGTAGGATATCAAATAAATAATGAGAGCCAAATTAACAATAATTTAAAAAGATTAAATACAAGTATAAATATTGGTTATAAGAAGGATACATGGAGTGCAAATATTCGTTTTTCGCCATCAATAGTTACTAAAAACACACCAAATACTTTAGCAAATTTTGCTGTACAACCAACCTTGGCTCCTTTTAATGATAATGGAAATTATACTTTTATAGACACATTTGGTAACCCTTTGGCAGTTGCCAACCAAAATAAAAACGAAGTTGTTACAAAAGCATTTATAACCAGTATTTCTCTAAATTATAACATTTTAGATAATTTAAAATTTTCTACATTATTTGGTATGGATTTTTCTTTAAAAAATGAAGATCGATTCTTTTCTGGAAAAAATGGAACTGGTGATTTGGGTAATAAATCTATTACAAATCCTCAAGACCCAAATGGTCCTAAAATAAGTGTTCCCATTTTTGGCAGAAGAATGTTAAGAGAAAGAAACACCAATAAATGGAATTGGAATGCAAACATAACTTTTGATAAAATTTTTAATAAAAAACATACTTTTAATGCTCTTTTAGGAGTAGAAGCAAGAAGTGATACAGATGAGTTTGGATATAGAATTGGTGCTGGCTTTTCTAATTTTAGTACGCCTCAAAGTTTAGATAAAGCACTTATTATTGATGAAGAATCTGACAGTAATACAGATACAGGGCTTTCTTTATTTTCTCAACTCAATTACGATTTTGAAAAAAAATATTATTTTTTGGTTAATTTTAGAATAGATCAAAGTTCTGCTTTTGGTACAGATAAAAACACAGCATTTAATGGAGGTATTGGTTCTGCTTGGGTAATTAGTAACGAAGATTTTTTTAAATCTAACGTTATAGATTTTTTAAAACTACGTGTAAGTTATGGTTCTACTGGAAATTCAAGAATTGGTTCTTATAGATCTTTGGGTTTGTATACTGTAGATAATGAAGGTAATGATGGTTACAATGGCTTTAATTATGCAAATACAACATCGCCACCAAACCCAAATTTAGGTTGGGAAAGAAATATAAAAGCAAATATAGGTTTAGATTTTAATTTTTTAAATAAATTTTCTGCTACTTTAGAGTATTATAGAGATTTAAGAAAAGATATTATTACAAGTAGAGATGCAATCCCAGAAACAGGTTTTAATAATGTACAAATAAATGGTGCAGAAATGATAAACCAGGGTATAGAGTTTTCTATACAAGCCAATTGGATTAAAACAAAAAAAATTAATTGGTCTACTAATTTTAATATTGCTACTTTAAAAAATGAAGTAACTTCTTTATCTGGTCTAGGTTCTCAATTTTCTAGTGCAGAAACTGCAAGAGCACAAAGAATTGGTTTTGCAACCTCTACAATTTGGGGTTATAATTTTTTAGGAATTGACCCAGCAACTGGAAGAGAATTGTACAATGTAAATAACAATATTTATGATGCCAGTTATATTGCTGCAAATTTTAACAATACAAACTGGGAACCAATTGGAGATAGCCAACCTACTGTTTTTGGGGGTTTTAGAAACAGTTTTAAATATAATAATTTTAACCTTGCTTTCGTTTTTTCTTATGCTTTTGGGCAAAGTGAATTGTTAAATAGAGTTTTGGTAGATCAATACAGAGTTATAACCAATAGAAATATAAATGCCAATGTTTTTTATGATGCCTGGCAAAATCAAGGCGATGTAGCTTTGTACCCAATTATTGCAGATAATAATAGAATTATTTCTAATTCTTCTAAATATTTAGTAGATGCATCCAATATAAAATTACGATCAATAAATTTAAGTTACTCATTACCACTTAAAAATATAAAAATTCCTTTAGATGATTTAAGTATTTTTACAAATGTTTCTAATGTTTATACATGGTTTTTTAGTAAAACAGCCGATAATAGAAATGGAATAGCAGAATTTAGTAATATTTATCCAGAAATGAGAACCATTTCTTTAGGTGTTAACGCAAATTTTTAA